GAGACACCACGCACGACGTTTTGGTCGCAGTAAGTACGGGTTGTGGCGGACGTTTCGCGTCTTGATGGATCTGCTGACAATCTCCTTCATGAAGAAGTTTCTCACCCGTCCCATGCACGTATTCGGTCTGTTTGGGCTGCTGTCTCTAGTCTTGGGTACGGCGATCGGGCTATATTTGACTTTCTTAAAATTAGGTTTGGGTCAAAGTATTGGCAATCGTCCCTTATTGATTTTGTCTGTCTTGCTATTCATCACTGGGGTACAGTTGTTTTGCTTCGGACTACTGGCAGAACTTTTGATGCGGACGTACCATGAATCTCAAGGTCGTCCAATCTATCGCGTGCGAGAGGTCGTAGGTCATAATGTTAAGTAAAGTAAAAATATTTGATGTAGAGGCGTTACATGTAATGTCTCTACACTGAATAATCCCTACTCCCTAAAATTGAACCTTGAACGTTTTTCTGAAATTCGATCGCAGTTTGCGGCGAAATTTGCTGATTTTATTCTGTGCTGGGCTGAGTTTCTGGTCTAGTCTGACAGCATTGTTGCCCGTTCTGCCCCTTTATATCGAGGATGTGGGGGCGAACAAGCAACAAATTGGCATGGTAATGGGTTGTTTTGCCATTGGACTGTTATTATTTCGTCCTTGGTTAGGACAGCTTGCCGATCGCCGCAGTCGTAAACTGGTGTTATACATTGGCACGGCTGTAGTCGCGATCGCCCCTTTAGGTTATTTAGTCATTACATCTTTGCCTTTATTGATGGCGCTGCGGGCATTCCACGGGATTAGTATTGCCGCTTTTACCACGGGCTACAGCGCCCTAGTTGCCGATATTGCACCCCCCCAACATCGCGGTGAAGTTATCGGCTATATGAGTTTAGTGACCGCGATTGGTATGGCAGTGGGACCCGCCATCGGCGGTTTTTTACAAGCTGGGGCTGGCTATGCACCCCTCTTTCTCCTCTCGGCAGGGTTGGGATTTTTGGGCATCTTGTTTACTTCCCAAGTCTACAATCCACCGATCGCGAAAGTGACAACCGAAAGTCCTTCAGCAGATCGGTTTTGGAGTTTATTATTCAGTCCGCGACTGCGTATCCCCGCGATTGTTTTATTACTAGTTGGTTTGGCTTTCGGTACTTTAAGTACCTTCGCACCTCTATTTATTAAATCGACTCAAGTAGATTTAAACGCAGGATTATTTTACACCGCAGCCGCGATCGCGAGTTTTGTCGTGCGCTTGACTACGGGACGAGCTTCCGACCGTTACGGCAGGGGTTTATTTATCTCTATCAGCTTGATTCTCTACTCGGTATCGATGCTGCTGCTATGGCAAGCTACCAATGCCAGTATGTTTTTATGGGCAGCAATTATCGAAGGGGCTGGGGCAGGAATGCTATTGCCTACCATTGCCGCACTACTGGTAGACCGCGCCCAGCCAGACGAACGGGGGAGAATCTTTGGTGTGTGTATGGTGGGGTTTGATGTCGGAATTGCGATCGCGGGTCCCTTCTTAGGTTTAATTGCCGAACAAGTCGGTTATCGGGCGATGTTTGGTGCGGCTGGCGGGCTAACTTTCCTCGCTTTACTCATCTTTTTGACCCATTCGAGCAAAAGTTTTCCAGCCTCTTTACGT
This window of the Chroococcidiopsis thermalis PCC 7203 genome carries:
- a CDS encoding MFS transporter: MNVFLKFDRSLRRNLLILFCAGLSFWSSLTALLPVLPLYIEDVGANKQQIGMVMGCFAIGLLLFRPWLGQLADRRSRKLVLYIGTAVVAIAPLGYLVITSLPLLMALRAFHGISIAAFTTGYSALVADIAPPQHRGEVIGYMSLVTAIGMAVGPAIGGFLQAGAGYAPLFLLSAGLGFLGILFTSQVYNPPIAKVTTESPSADRFWSLLFSPRLRIPAIVLLLVGLAFGTLSTFAPLFIKSTQVDLNAGLFYTAAAIASFVVRLTTGRASDRYGRGLFISISLILYSVSMLLLWQATNASMFLWAAIIEGAGAGMLLPTIAALLVDRAQPDERGRIFGVCMVGFDVGIAIAGPFLGLIAEQVGYRAMFGAAGGLTFLALLIFLTHSSKSFPASLRFALGRGQDAYALK